CTGCGAGAGCAGAGCCCGTATGGCGACCGGGGTCCGGGTGAACGCCACACCGTCCGGCCACGCGCCGCGGGCGATGAGGCCGGCGAGCCCGGTCGCCGTCCAGACGAGCAGGGTCACTCCGATGAGGAAGGCGAGCAGGCCGACCAGCAGCCCGTCCGGGACGCCCCCTTCCCTGTGCCTCTCCTCGTGCCTCTCACCGTGTCTCGGCAGCTCGCGCGGCATAGGCTCAGGCCACCGTCGACTCGGAGGACTCGGACAAATCACCGATGCGTTGCTGCTGTTCGATGAAGGCCGCGCGCTGCTCCGTCTCCCACTCGGCAGCCCGTACGTCCTCCGGTAGCTCGATGGCTGAGGACTCGGTCATGGCCCGGTCCGTGTAGACGAGCGGCCGCTCTGCTTCCGTGACCAGGTGTTTGACCACCTGGACATTTCCGTTGACGTCCCATACCGCGATACCGGGGGTGAGCGTCGGAATGATCTCCACGGCCCAGCGCGGCAGTCCGAGCACCCGCCCGGTGGCCCGTGCCTCGTCGGCCTTCTGGGCATAGATGGTTCTGGTGGACGCCATCTTCAGAATCGCCGCCGCCTCCCGGGCCGCCGCCCCGTCGACCACGTCGCTGAGGTGGTGGACGACAGCGACGAAGGAGAGTCCCAGCCTGCGGCCGAACTTGAGGAGCCGCTGGAAGAGCTGTGCGACGAAGGGACTGTTGATGATGTGCCAAGCCTCTTCGACCAGGAAGATCCGCTTCTTGCGGTCGGGCCTGATCCAGGTGTGTTCGAGCCAGACGCCGACGATCGCCATCAGGATGGGCATGGCGATGGAGTTGCGGTCGATATGGGAGAGGTCGAAGACGATCAGGGGGGCGTCGAGGTCGATGCCGACCGTCGTCGGTCCGTCGAACATGCCCCGCAGGTCACCGTCGACCAGCCGGTCCAGGACGAGGGCTACGTCCAGACCCCAGGCCCGTACGTCGTCTATGGCGACGTTCATGGCCGCCGCCGACTCCGGTTCGGGGTGGCGCAGCTGTTCGACGATGTCGGTCAGTACCGGCTGACGGTCGGTGATGGTGTCGTTGACGTAGGAGTGGGCGACCTTGAGGGCGAAGCCCGACCGTTCGTCAAGCCCGTGTCCCATCGCGACCTCGATGATCGTGCGAAGCAGTGCGAGCTGGCCCGTGGTGGTGATCGCGGGGTCGAGCGGGTTGAGACGGATACCGCTGTCGAGGGCGGCCATGGGGTCGAGTCGGATCGGGGTGATGCCGAGCTGTTCGGCGATCAGATTCCATTCGCCGACGCCGTCCTCGCCCTGGGCATCGAGTACGACGACCTGACGGTCGCGGAATCGCAGCTGGCGCAGTACGTAGGTCTTCTCCAGCGCCGATTTGCCGTTTCCCGACTCGCCGAGCACCAGCCAGTGGGGCGCGGGCAGCTGCTGGCCGTAGAGCTGGAAGGGGTCATAGATGTAGCCCTTGCCGCTGTAGACCTCACGGCCGATGATCACGCCGGAGTCGCCGAGTCCGGGCGCGGCGGTCGGCAGATAGACGGCCTGGGCCTGGCCGGTCGAGGTGCGTACGGGCAGTCGGGTGGTCTCGACCTTGCCGAAGAGGAAGGCGGTGAAGGACTCGGTCAGGGCGGTGAGCGGATCTCGCATCGGATCAGGGCCCCTATCGGCGGATACCGGTCGCGAACGGCAGCGTGTTCACAAAGGCCCGGTGGTGCTCGCGGTCGCACCACTCCAGCTTGAGATACGACTTGCCCGCCGAGGCTCTGATCGTGCGCTTGTCCCTGGCCAATGCCTCGGGGGTGCGTGACGACACAGTGATGTACCCGACGAGGTTGACCCCTGCCGCGCCGCTGGCGAGATCTTCACCCCGCTGGTCGAGCCGGCTGTGGGCGGCGAGGTCGCGGGGGTCGATGGTGCGGTTCATCTTGGCGGCACGGCTGGCCTCCGCCTCGTCGTTGGTCTTCTCGGTCAGCATGCGTTCGATGGCGACCTCGGTGGGCTCCAGGTCCATGCAGACCGCGACGGTGCGGATCACGTCAGGGGTGTGGACGAGGAGCGGGGCGAGGAAGTTGACGCCGACTGGGGTCATCGGCCATTCCTTCACCCAGGCGGTGGCGTGGCACCAGGGGGCGCGGGTGGCGGACTCGCGGGTCTTGGCCTGGAGATAGGTCGGTTCGAGGGCGTCGAGTTCGGCGGGCCAGGCGTTGCGCTGGGTCATCGCCTGGATGTGGTCGATGGGATGGTCGGGGTCGTACATGGAGTGCACGAGGGAGGCGAGGCGGGCCTGGCCCAGTGGCTGGCGGACGCGGATGTCGGCTTCGGCGAGGCGGGCGCAGATGTCGGTGAGCTCGCGGGCCATGACGACGGCGAGGCCGGCGTCCTTGTCGAGCTTCTTGGCGCCGGACGCCTGGCGGGCGGCGCGAGCCATGGTGTGTGCCTCGGCGGCGAGCTCGCGGCCGTAGTGCATGCAGGCGACCAGATAGGCCCGGTGCTGCTCGCTTGAGGTGGACACCATGGACTGGAGCTGGTCATAGGAGTCGCGGAGCCAGCCGGGGGAGGAGGAGTCGCCACGCTGGGCTACGTCCTTGGCGTGGGCGTCGGGGTCGGCGGGCAGGGTGCGGGCGAGCATCTGGAGGCGGGTGACGAAGCCGTCGCCGTTGGCGACATGCTTGAGCAGGGTGCCGAAGCGGTCTACCAGGGCTTCCTGGTCTTCGCTGTCGCGGAGCCCGACGCCTGGGCCCTCGATCTCGATGGCCGCGGTGACGGTGCGGCGGTCGGCGTGCAGGAGTACGGCGATCTCGTCCGGGCCGAAGGGCGCGGCGAGCCAGTTGATCCGGCCGATGCCGGGCGGCAGTCCGATCTCGATCTCGCGGCCGTCGAATCGGGTGCCGGCCTCCATGGCGACGGAGCGGTAGCGGGTGCCCTGGCGAAGGGTGCGCTTGTAGCTGCGGTTGATCTCGAACCAGCGGTAGAAGGTGCGCTGTTTGTACGGGACGTACACGGCGGCGAGCGCCAGCAGCGGGAAGCCGGTGAGGAGCACGATCCGCAGGGACAGGACGGGGACCAGCAGTCCGCTCATCATGCCGAGGAACGCGCCGGCGATGATCAGGGCGATCTCGCCGGTCTCGCGGTTCTTGCCGACGATCGCGTTCGGCCGTGCCCGGCCGATGAGATACGTGCGGCGGGGCGCGATGGGCTGCGACTGCGTCGTCAACGCCCTCCACCTCCTGTGGTTCCTGTGCTGGTGCCTGAGCCGGTGCTCTTGCGGTGGCTGTGCGGGGTGCTGGTGCTTGTGCCCGATCCGCCGCCGCTACGGGGTGCGGGTGCGGCGGACGTCCCTACGCCGGCACCCCGTGCGCCGTGTGCGGTCACCCCGCCGGCGACGGATCCGGCGGGGCGCGTGCCGCTGCCGGACGGGTCGCCCTGCTGGTGGCTGCGGCTGCTGTGGGTCTTGATGCCCTGGGAGACGAGGGCGGCGGGGGAGCTGATGACGGCGGCGGCCTTGCTTTCCGCGCTGTTCTGGATGCGGTTGTTGCGGGAGGCGGCGATCTCGTCGCCGAAGCCCGGCACGAAGCGGTAGATCATGGCTGAGGCGAAGATCGCCAGCAGGATGATCGAGAGGCCGGTGACGACGGCGGAGAAGGAGTTCGGGCCGTCGTCGCCGGAGAGGGCTCCGGCGAGCCCGAGCACGATGATGACGACCGGCTTGACGAGAATCACCGCGATCATGATCCCGGCCCAGCGGCGTACGTGTCCCCAGAGGTTCTTGTCGACGAGCCCGGAGTAGACGACGACGCCGAGCAGCGCGCCGACGTAGAGCAGTACGGCGCGGATGAACAGCTCCAGGTAGAGCACGCCGGCCGCGAGTACGGTCACGAGCGACACGATGATCAGCATGATCGGGCCGCCGCCGATGGAGTCGCCCTTGTCGAGTGCCTGCTTGAAGCTGCCGAAGAACACGTCGGTCTGGCCGCCGGTGCCGGATGCGATGACGGCGGTGACGGCATCGGTGGCCGAGACGAGTGTGTAGAGGACCAGCGGTGTGAACGCGGAGGCGAGGACGGTGAGCCAGAGGAACCCGATGGCCTCGGACATGGCGGTCATGAGCGGGACGCCGCGGATGGCGCGTTTGGCGACGGCCAGCAGCCAGAGGAGGAGGGTGAGGAAGGTGGAGGCGGCGAAGACGATGGCGTACTGGGCGAGGAAGGTGCTGTTGGTGAAGTCCACTTCCGCGGTGGACTTCACGGCCTTGGACAGGGCGTCGATGATCGAGCCGGCGGCTTCGGCGCAGCCGCGGGCGAGGGAGCCGAGAGGGTCGAGGGCCGTGGTGGGGTCCGGCGGCGCGGGGCTTACGGACCCGTCTGCGGATTGGCCCTGCTCGCAGTAGCGCTTGGCGTGGCCGCGCAGATAGCGGCAGGCGTCGGCGCTTCCGGAAGGGCTGGGTGTGGGCGATGGGCTGGGCGCAGCCGCGGCTCGGGTGGCGAGGAGCATGGCCGTGGTCTGGAGCCCTGCCAGGACTGCGAGGACACGCGCGGCGCGGGTACGGGCAGCACGGCGCGGAAGAGGCCGGTGAAGAGGGCGCGGACTACCGGGCATAGGTGAAGCCTCCGAACTCCTGAACCGCCTTGCTGATCTCTTCGGAGCCGGACGCGGTGAGGTCACCGGGGACCGGGGCGGGGCCTTCCTTCTCGGAGTCTTCGGCGACCTTCCAGTCGTTGCCGGTCCACTGGAGTCGGAAGGTCCAGGTCTTCCAGGTGGTGCGGACAGGATCCTTCGACCCTTCGCCCGCCATGCCGACGAGGCCGGTGTACCAGACGGAGACTGTGGCCTTGGTGTCGGAGAAGGAATCGATCTTTGTGCCGACGGGAATGGTCCGGGACACGAAGGTGCTGCCTTCGGGGGCGTCGCCGTCCGGATCGAGGCCGAGCTTGGCCAGAAAGGCGGCGGAGTACGCGTTGTCCTGGGGGTCCTTGAGCGCAGCTGCCGCCTGCGGGGTGTAGACAGCGTCGACGATGCGGTGCCGGCTCTCGCGCTGGAACATGTCGGCTGAACCGAGTGCGACGGCGAAGTTGGACGCCGCGCTCTGCGCCCCCTGCTCGTCGTGGGCGTACCCCTTGGGGATCTCGCCGTCCTTCCCGGCCACGGGCCGCACCCCGGTGGCCGCGGTCGGGGCGGCGGTGCGGGCCTGCCGGGCGCTGTCCGACGCGGGGGCGGAGCCGTTGCCGCGGTTGGCGAAGGCGATGGCGGCGATCAGCAGGACGACCACGCCGGCGGCGGTGACCAGGGAGCGGGAGTTCCGCATGGGGCGCCGGGCGCCCCCGTAGACATCGGAGACCGTGATGGTCTCAGGGAGCCGTGTGCGGGTCTGGCCCGTGCCGCCCACGTCCGTGTCGAACTCGTCGTGCCCGTCGTCGAAGTTCATGCCGCGTACGCCCCCTCAGCCGTCTGCGGTGCCGTGCCTTCGCTGTCGTGTCCGTGTCGGTGGCCCCCTCGCCAGAGGTCCTCGTGCCAGCGGTGCGCACCTTCGTGGCCGGGGCCGTCATACGAAGGTAGCCGTGCTGGTGTCCGCGCGGGCGCGGTGTGATGACTCGACATCAGGGGGACGCAACCTCTGTCGGTGGGTGCGACGGGCGGATGGTGTGGTGGCGAAATGATGGGGTGAAGGGTGGGAAAGCTGGGATCGGGGTGGGGGATGAGTTGAGTGATGGAGGGTCAGACGGCCATTCCGTACACGATGGTGAAGAGGGTTCCCAGGGAACCGATGATGAAGACGCCCGTCAGACCGGCGACGATCAGGCCCTTGCCTTGTTCCGCGCTGAAGGTGTCGCGTAGCGCGGTCGCGCCGATGCGCTGCTTGGCCGCCCCCCATACCGCGATGCCCAGGCACAGCAGGATGGCGACCGCCATCACGACCTCGATCATCACGCGAGCTTCGTTTCCCAGAGTTCCGAAGGGGCCCCAGTTCGGGGCGATTCCACCGATGATGGTGGTGATGTCACCTTTCTCGGCTGCCAGGATCATGTAACTCACCGCCCCTGTCGGGTAGTTAGACGCCCTTGCCACTCGGCATGGGTCACGCTCTATCTTCGCTGATGAAACCGGTATCGTGCGCCGACTTGGTTGGTCTCTTTACCCGATCCCCGCACAGGTGACCGAACCGATCGCGCTGACCTGCGGCGGCGCTGGTGTGATTCAGGCGCGAGTACCCGTATGGGCACTCTGTGTATCACGGAGGGTGACTTCGGGCAATGACTGTCGTTTAGACACTTAAGGTGTCAAAGCGTCAAGAGTGCCGGTGCGGCCGGCATGTGGTCGGGGTGCGGGGCGGCGAGGGGCGGTGCGGCACCCATGCGGCAGGGCGGGCCGTCGGCACGCTGCCGTGGCCCGCCCTGCCGGGGTGTCAGCTCAGGCTCGGATGGCAAGCAGTCCGAGCAGGGCCATGGATATGGCGATGAGTGAGATGACGATCAGCGCGGCGATCGTTCCCCCGGAGTCGCCGGCCCGGCGCATCTTCTCCCCCACGTTTCCTGCGTTGCTCATGTGCTCTCCTGTGGTGCTGCCCGCCGTTGGTCGTCGGCGGGATGGTTCACAGCCTTCCTGGCTGCGTGACACAGGGTAGTGGAGTGCGGTCCGGGTCACAGTGGCGGGCCGGAGAACTTTGTTACTTCGTCAACTGCCTGGTCATGGCTTGGTTTGGGGGGTTCGGCGCGATCCTGTTCAGGGGTGTCCGGGCTTCTGGAATCGCCGCGCTACGACTCCGGAGCGCTACGGAGCGTCAGATTCAGGTCTGTCGAGATGCCACGAAAAGACTCTGGGCGCCGCGTCCTATGGGCCCCTTCTCGTCGTGCAGGCGGGAGTCCGCGAGGCCGATTCCGGCCGGGTCCACGCTTGTTCGGGCCTCGACGGACACCCATTCGCCCACCGGGTGGCGGTGCAGATGGACCGTCAGGTCGGCGTTGACGAAGACGTGCCGGTTGAAGTCCAGGACGTTGCTGATGCCGTTCCCGGAGTCGGCTGCGACGAGTACGCGGTCCAGGGGGCGGGTCTCCTCGCCCGCGACGAGGGGCAGGCGCATCCGCATCCAGCAGGTGCCGGGTCCCGGTGCGCGGAAGGTCCCCTCGGTGAAGCGGGTCTCCATGGAGGTGTGGTAGCCGATGTCCCACGGCACCGAGAAGAAGGGGGTGTCGGCGGTCTCGCCCGGGGATGGCAGCTGAGCACCGTCCGCGACCGCGGGGCCGGGCTCCTGCAGGGTGCGCACCCGCAGTGCCCGGGCCAGCATCACCGGTGTCCCGCCCTCGGGGGTGAGGGAGGCCTCCACGAGTTCCACACTGCGGCCCGAGCGCAGCACGTGCACGCTCACTTCGAGCGGCCGCATCGGCACCGGCTTCACGATCTCGTACGTCACTCGCGCGAGCCGCATGTCGGAGCGTGCCCCCGGCCGCTCCTCCATGGCCCGCCCCAGCAGGGCCGCGGGCGGTCCGGCGTGCTGGGCGTGCGCGTCCCAGGGGCCTCGGGTGTGCTCGGTCGCCGTGAAGCGGTTCTCG
This DNA window, taken from Streptomyces sp. SCSIO 30461, encodes the following:
- a CDS encoding ATP-binding protein, with product MRDPLTALTESFTAFLFGKVETTRLPVRTSTGQAQAVYLPTAAPGLGDSGVIIGREVYSGKGYIYDPFQLYGQQLPAPHWLVLGESGNGKSALEKTYVLRQLRFRDRQVVVLDAQGEDGVGEWNLIAEQLGITPIRLDPMAALDSGIRLNPLDPAITTTGQLALLRTIIEVAMGHGLDERSGFALKVAHSYVNDTITDRQPVLTDIVEQLRHPEPESAAAMNVAIDDVRAWGLDVALVLDRLVDGDLRGMFDGPTTVGIDLDAPLIVFDLSHIDRNSIAMPILMAIVGVWLEHTWIRPDRKKRIFLVEEAWHIINSPFVAQLFQRLLKFGRRLGLSFVAVVHHLSDVVDGAAAREAAAILKMASTRTIYAQKADEARATGRVLGLPRWAVEIIPTLTPGIAVWDVNGNVQVVKHLVTEAERPLVYTDRAMTESSAIELPEDVRAAEWETEQRAAFIEQQQRIGDLSESSESTVA
- a CDS encoding SCO6880 family protein, with the translated sequence MTTQSQPIAPRRTYLIGRARPNAIVGKNRETGEIALIIAGAFLGMMSGLLVPVLSLRIVLLTGFPLLALAAVYVPYKQRTFYRWFEINRSYKRTLRQGTRYRSVAMEAGTRFDGREIEIGLPPGIGRINWLAAPFGPDEIAVLLHADRRTVTAAIEIEGPGVGLRDSEDQEALVDRFGTLLKHVANGDGFVTRLQMLARTLPADPDAHAKDVAQRGDSSSPGWLRDSYDQLQSMVSTSSEQHRAYLVACMHYGRELAAEAHTMARAARQASGAKKLDKDAGLAVVMARELTDICARLAEADIRVRQPLGQARLASLVHSMYDPDHPIDHIQAMTQRNAWPAELDALEPTYLQAKTRESATRAPWCHATAWVKEWPMTPVGVNFLAPLLVHTPDVIRTVAVCMDLEPTEVAIERMLTEKTNDEAEASRAAKMNRTIDPRDLAAHSRLDQRGEDLASGAAGVNLVGYITVSSRTPEALARDKRTIRASAGKSYLKLEWCDREHHRAFVNTLPFATGIRR
- a CDS encoding thioesterase family protein; translated protein: MAEPEAFYERISENRFTATEHTRGPWDAHAQHAGPPAALLGRAMEERPGARSDMRLARVTYEIVKPVPMRPLEVSVHVLRSGRSVELVEASLTPEGGTPVMLARALRVRTLQEPGPAVADGAQLPSPGETADTPFFSVPWDIGYHTSMETRFTEGTFRAPGPGTCWMRMRLPLVAGEETRPLDRVLVAADSGNGISNVLDFNRHVFVNADLTVHLHRHPVGEWVSVEARTSVDPAGIGLADSRLHDEKGPIGRGAQSLFVASRQT